TTGCTGAAGCTTTAATACACTTTTCTCCTGGCGGAGGATAAATACCCCAATTCTTCACGGTATTTGGCTACCGTTCTGCGTGACAGCTCTAGTCCTTCCTTTGCCATCCGCTCTGTGATTGCCTGATCTGAAAATGGTTTTTGCTTCTCTTCACTGTCGATGATCTGCTTTATCCGCATTTTTGCGCTCTCTGATGAAGTAGCATCTCCGTCTTTCGATCCTAGGGCGGAGGTGAAGAAATATTTGAGTTCAAACAATCCACGGGGCGTCTGCATGTATTTATTACTGACCGCCCGGCTGATCGTGGATTCATGCAGGCCGGTTATTCCAGCAATCTCCTTTTGGGTCATCGATTTCAGATGATAAACGCCATGCTCAAAAAACTCCCGCTGCCTATCAACAATAGCCTGGGCCACACGCATCAGGGTCAGGCGGCGCTGCTCAAGGCTATGAATAAGCCATAATGCTGTATTCATCTTCTCACGAAGAAATCGTTTCTCTTCCTCCATTGCCGGCTTTCGAAGCATACTTTGGTAAAAAGGATTAATCCCGACGCGTGGGACTGTGATATCATTAACTGTCACAACGTAGTCGTTTTTGGATTTCTCCACTGAGATATCTGCTATATGATACTGGCGTTCATATGGAGCAAATGCCGCTCCCGGACAAGGATTCAGCTTGCGTATCTGATCGGTCATTTGTTGTACCATGTGAATGTCGATCCCTAGAGCATCCGCGATTTTTTGTATGCGGTTACATGAAAGATTGACCATGTGATGTCGCACGATTTCTTCCAGGTAAACATCATCATTCCCGGCATATCGCAGCTGCAAAAGAAGACATTCCTCCAGACTGCGGGCAGCGATTCCTGCCGGTTCAAAGCCTTGGATCAGGGCAAGTATATTTTCAACCTCATCGGTGGGGACGTCAAGTATTCCGGCAGCTGTATTTACATCCAGCTCAAGGTAGCCTTTTTCATTTAAATTCCCAATTAGAAACATGCCAATCATCTGTTGTAGTTTGGATAGCCCGCGGACCATCCCAAGCTGCGCTTTGAGATGTCTATATAAATTATCTGCGGGATTAGAGACAAAGTCCAGAAGGTCTACCGGATTATCATTTTTTCGTAGCGAATATTCTTCTTCTGTGTTGATTCTTTCGATGGACATATCGATCTCTGCCAAGTCAATGATCGGATTTTCATTTGCTTGCTCATGAAGATATGACATCAGATCGACCGAAGAATATTGAAGAATCGTGATGGCTTGTCGTAATTCTGGAGTCATAGCCAGCCTGAATGTTTGCTCTTGCTGTAATCCGTAGCGCATTATTTTATCTCAGCTCCTTACTGGGAAACAAAAATAACTTTTTATGCAGCTTATTCGTGAAGCTTATGCAATTATACTGCCAACCTTTGATCTTGGAAAAGAAGTGAATGGAATGGGCTGAATTTGAGTTTTGGATAGATTCAATAAAAAGGGTATCAGATTAATGATTAACTTGTCAGTTTATTTTCTTGTAGAGGATTATTTCTTTTTTTATATACTAATTAAATAAGAACTAGTCAGCATGGGGGAATACCGTGAAACGAATTGATGAGATCTTAGAGTATATTGCCAATGGGACAAAGAAACTGTCGGTAGAGGCCTTGCAGGACGGCGGTGGAATTACGGCTGCGGAAATAGCCGATCAACAGAATATGTTAAGAAATAATGTAAGCAAGGAGCTTAATAGCCTACTTCGCGCCGACTTGATTATTAAAATCAAGGGGAGACCCGTCAAGTTTTTGCACAAGCAGGTGATCGAGGAGACCTTTCGGGTTCAGCTTAAAGAGAAACAAATCCAAGTCA
The Paenibacillus peoriae DNA segment above includes these coding regions:
- the rpoN gene encoding RNA polymerase factor sigma-54, translating into MRYGLQQEQTFRLAMTPELRQAITILQYSSVDLMSYLHEQANENPIIDLAEIDMSIERINTEEEYSLRKNDNPVDLLDFVSNPADNLYRHLKAQLGMVRGLSKLQQMIGMFLIGNLNEKGYLELDVNTAAGILDVPTDEVENILALIQGFEPAGIAARSLEECLLLQLRYAGNDDVYLEEIVRHHMVNLSCNRIQKIADALGIDIHMVQQMTDQIRKLNPCPGAAFAPYERQYHIADISVEKSKNDYVVTVNDITVPRVGINPFYQSMLRKPAMEEEKRFLREKMNTALWLIHSLEQRRLTLMRVAQAIVDRQREFFEHGVYHLKSMTQKEIAGITGLHESTISRAVSNKYMQTPRGLFELKYFFTSALGSKDGDATSSESAKMRIKQIIDSEEKQKPFSDQAITERMAKEGLELSRRTVAKYREELGYLSSARRKVY